One region of Bactrocera neohumeralis isolate Rockhampton chromosome 5, APGP_CSIRO_Bneo_wtdbg2-racon-allhic-juicebox.fasta_v2, whole genome shotgun sequence genomic DNA includes:
- the LOC126760065 gene encoding RNA-binding protein 25: MSYPSRAPIPPYMNPTIPPPHMMPPIPSARNYRSSATISSQPTVYQRLPDPVPQFRGPIITVFVGNISERVPEALIKRILAACGVVVNWKRVSTFGFCEYDGPNAGMRAVRLLSELELDGKKLVAKVDAKNKLLLDNYKEEELKNGINVSAVDEKSEDDYVLSQMRKILDEHKHEFDEFDSNSRGDVFGGRINKSKMARTEDKMTKVLNETNLEEEKRNLISSEIGKFRKRAEADEHRKEKEKEKLREKEKDKDREYEKEREKDRKPDVIKDDISDEDWDSTEKKVPIDKVERVTSRKDRHSSSVSPNRKDKERESRRRRSKSRSRERERDREYREREREREREREREKEREREREREREREREKEREREREREREREREREREREREEKIVKNIKDLQREKEVEEELRERKKAEKKAREKEEAYQERLKNWELREKRKAKEYEKIRIKDKMKLEEREKEAKRLKEFVEDYDDERDDHKYYKGRELQRRLGDRVREADLDAKDRNKEQEELEELRNKIFSGEYENPSQEYERAKKEHEKLYKPQILIDVNLENIQRKEREKERIREKLQSIESKRLLLDVNSNDEGELNALSKSYSIESISNDDANSRADSTSNIETNYSRHGSESRDFVPVVNTHATSSTPSSTLQSVSNSRSQKTDATTPPTQATVISLNLSANSKKKKIEATGVFNADEDIDDENNSKRRKLVPLDYDDNQSRSGGSTAQTDRQNSNIGKANSKKHGKNDTASQETVNNKKEENNTRIHDEKRRHIKSIIDRIPTQKEDLFNYKLDRNEIDNNLMERKIRPWINKKIIEYIGEPEPTLVDFICSKVLAGSSPQSILDDVQMVLDEEAEVFVVKMWRLLIYEVDAKKIGIGK, from the exons ATGTCGTATCCATCTCGCGCACCTATACCACCTTATATGAATCCGACTATACCACCTCCTCAT ATGATGCCTCCTATACCATCAGCAAGGAATTATAGAAGTTCTGCTACTATCAGTTCCCAGCCCACAGTTTACCAACGTTTACCTGATCCGGTTCCCCAGTTTCGTGGTCCAATTATTACGGTTTTTGTGG GAAATATAAGTGAACGAGTGCCTGAAGCGTTGATCAAAAGAATATTGGCAGCTTGTGGTGTAGTGGTGAATTGGAAACGAGTTTCCACTTTTGGTTTTTGTGAATATGA tgGACCTAACGCGGGTATGCGAGCTGTACGTCTTCTAAGTGAACTTGAATTAGATGGGAAGAAACTTGTGGCTAAAGTTGATGCGAAAAATAAACTTCTTTTAGACAATTACAAGGAAGAAGAACTGAAAAACGGAATCAATGTTTCTGCGGTAGATGAGAAATCAGAAGATGATTATGTTCTTAGTCAAATGAGAAAAATACTTGATGAGCATAAACATGAATTCGATGAATTTGATTCCAATTCTCGTGGTGACGTATTCGGAGGTAgaataaataaatctaaaatggCCCGGACGGAAGATAAAATGACAAAAGTCCTTAACGAAACTAATCTAGAAGAGGAAAAGAGAAATTTGATTAGTAGCGAAATCGGAAAATTCAGAAAAAGGGCAGAGGCCGATGAACAcagaaaagaaaaggaaaaagaaaaattgagagaaaaggagaaagataaGGATAGAGaatatgaaaaagaaagagaaaaggaTCGAAAACCTGATGTTATAAAAGACGATATAAGTGATGAAGATTGGGATTCTACAGAAAAAAAGGTCCCAATTGATAAAGTCGAAAGAGTGACCAGTCGAAAGGACCGCCACTCCAGCAGCGTATCACCCAATAGAAAGGATAAGGAACGggaaagcagaagaagaagaagtaagtcTCGTTCGCGCGAAAGAGAACGTGACCGAGAATACAGGGAACGCGAAAGGGAGCGAGAGCGGGAACGGGAGCGTGAAAAGGAACGCGAAAGAGAACGCGAACGTGAACgggaaagagaaagagaaaaggAGCGTGAAAGGGAACGAGAAAGAGAGCGTGAACGTGAACGTGAACGAGAACGAGAAag GGAACgagaagaaaaaattgtaaaaaatattaaagatctACAAAGAGAAAAAGAAGTTGAGGAAGAACTACGAGAACGTAAGAAAGCTGAAAAAAAGGCTAGAGAAAAAGAAGAAGCTTACCAAGAAAGACTAAAAAACTGGGAGTTAAGGGAAAAACGAAAGGCGAAAGAGTACGAAAAG ATACGAATTAAGGATAAAATGAAACTAGAAGAGCGTGAAAAGGAAGCCAAAAGACTTAAAGAATTCGTTGAAGACTATGATGATGAAAGAGATGatcataaatattataa AGGTCGAGAACTGCAGAGAAGGTTAGGAGATCGCGTCCGAGAAGCAGATCTTGATGCTAAGGATCGCAATAAAGAACAGGAAGAATTGGAAGAATtacgaaataaaatattcagtgGGGAATATGAGAATCCTTCACAAGAATATGAGAGGGCAAAGAAGGAACACGAAAAATTGTATAAACCTCAAATATTAATTGAtgtaaatttggaaaatatacaACGGAAAGAACGTGAGAAGGAGCGTATTAGAGAAAAATTGCAATCAATTGAAAGTAAACGACTCTTACTTGATGTTAATTCAAATGATGAAGGAGAATTAAATGCTCTATCAAAATCATATTCTATAGAGTCAATTTCAAACGATGATGCGAATTCTCGAGCTGATTCCACGTCAAATATAGAAACCAACTACAGTCGCCATGGTTCTGAGTCACGAGATTTTGTACCTGTCGTGAATACTCATGCAACCAGCTCTACACCATCGAGCACATTACAGAGTGTAAGCAATTCCAGATCTCAGAAGACAGATGCTACCACGCCGCCCACACAAGCAACCGTTATTAGTCTTAATTTAAGTGCtaactcaaaaaaaaagaaaattgaggCGACAGGTGTTTTTAACGCTGACGAGGATATAGACGATGAAAATAACTCGAAGAGACGGAAATTGGTTCCATTGG ATTATGATGACAATCAATCAAGAAGTGGGGGAAGTACAGCACAGACAGACCGCCAAAATTCAAATATCGGAAAAGCTAACTCGAAAAAACATGGTAAGAATGATACTGCCAGTCAAGAAACAGTGAATAACAAAAAGGAGGAAAATAATACTAGGATACATGATGAAAAACGGCGTCATATTAAGAGCATTATTGACAGGATTCCGACACAAAAGGAGgatttgtttaattataaactCGATCGTAATGAAATCGACAACAACCTTATGGAACGAAAAATTAGACCATGgataaataaaaagattattGAATATATTGGGGAGCCCGAACCGACTCTTGTGGATTTTATATGTTCAAAGGTGCTTGCTGGAAGTTCACCTCAAAGCATTTTGGATGATGTGCAAATG gtcCTAGACGAAGAAGCAGAAGTATTCGTTGTTAAAATGTGGAGATTGCTAATTTATGAAGttgatgcaaaaaaaattgggaTAGGTAAATAA
- the LOC126760088 gene encoding ras-related protein Rab-18, translating into MNDRTIKLLIIGESGVGKSSLIRRFVEDKFDDNHDVTIGMDFKSKVINIDGLEYKLALWDTAGAERFRSLTPSFYRKALGAVLVYDITNRESLTKLEAWLAELENYSDNPNIATIVVGNKVDKERVISREEGLKFARKHRALFLEASAKGDKFVADVFKEIVEKIVSSDYYNFSQNGGTIDVSAEEETGASNCRC; encoded by the exons ATGAACGACAGAACTATTAAATTGTTGATTATTGGAGAAAGTGGAGTTGGAAAGTCAAG CCTCATTCGTCGATTTGTTGAAGATAAATTTGATGACAATCACGATGTCACTATTGGCATGGATTTCAAAAGCAAAGTTATAAATATTGATGGCCTTGAGTATAAATTAGCACTTTGGGATACTGCAGGTGCTGAAAGATTCCGAAGTCTCACTCCCAGTTTTTATAGAAAG GCGTTGGGAGCTGTATTAGTGTATGACATCACTAACCGCGAATCATTAACCAAATTAGAAGCGTGGCTTGCAGAGCTTGAAAATTATAGTGACAATCCAAACATAGCTACTATAGTAGTAGGAAATAAAGTCGATAAAGAACGTGTTATTAGCCGTGAAGAAGGTTTGAAATTCGCTCGAAAACATAGAGCTCTTTTTCTTGAGGCGTCCGCAAAGGGTGATAAATTTGTTGCAGACGTTTTCAAAGAAATAGTTGAAAAG ATTGTGTCATCGgactattataatttttctcaaaatggagGTACAATTGACGTAAGTGCCGAGGAAGAGACGGGTGCATCAAACTGCAGatgttga